The segment TTCTCCTCTCACAGATACATGAGTTGGGATGAAGCTTGAAAAAATGGCTTATCCTAGTTCTCTCTcgcatttcttttttttcaccTATGCATGAAATTGTTAGCGAAGCTGTTTTAccaaatatattttttaaaacagCTCAGTTTTACCTAGAAATTTGTTCATAAAGCTTTTCTCTTAAAAAaacatgccaaacacttatAACCGAGGAGTCAGAATTTCTTGATGAGTTAGATTAGATCTACAAATCTCTCGATCTTAAGTCAGAGAATTTAAACTTGAGTAAATGGGTTATGCTGCAATGAATCCAACTAACTAAAAAGGCATATGTTATCGACCCCACTTGATGTGTTATTAACAGTTTTTAActtgtttttaaaaaaatgaaccCGAACATTTTGGATAGATTCAACTCAATATTTTACGTGGAATCAGAGTTATAGTACGAGACTGATATATGATTTGATCTATTCCTTCATAATAACAAATTAAGAGAGAACATAAAAGATGTATGTACTctcattttattttttatcagATGTTATCATCAACGTGATTGATGATGATTGGTTGATAAATGAGAAGTATTTAAtgtaaaatttattttttctatagaATATATTATAATTAAGagcaaattttgaatgctagaaTAGGGAATAGGTCGCTCCATTCGGTTGTTCATTTCAGGTCTCGTCTAGCGGCTTTAGAAACCGTTTGGAGTTGTTTTCTGCCAAACGGTGTAAAATGAAACGGTTCCACCGATGAAGTTTTCTAAAAGCGTGCTCCCAGAGAGCTTAACAGTGGGGAATGAGCAGTGTTTTGTGAGAGTATATTTTAAAGAATTTTAcatgtgaagctattttgccaaataaTTCAACAAAATAACTCCAACTCCACTAATAAAGCTACTCATGAAGCTGAAGCCACTTCCCTAGTAAAGTGGAGCCTTACCAAATTAGACCTTATACATAGCACAAATCTCAAGCACCTAAAAAGAGTGAAGCTTCTCCCTCTATAAGGTGGGATAGTatttggaaaaagtctacttttccTCCTTCAACTTCCACGAAAATTTGCTTTTCCTTCCTCAACTCTAAAATCGAGCAAACCACCTCCCTTAAACTTTTTAAACCGTGTATTTTACCTCCGTGGAGCAGTTTCAAAGACGGTTTTGCTATAGTGAATGATGGTTTTGATACAGTGACGgtggttttgactttttttttaaaaaaaaatattattttgtctaaatctttgaaaaattatattaaatcacataaaaatcataaaaatggaaaatctattttttggactccacataagtagatctactcagtaaacatataatatgtgatttactatgattttttaaaaatttagccaaaataatttaaaaagagAAAGACAAAACTGCTGCCACTATAGCAAAACCATCGTCCACTATAGCAAAATCGCTTTCAAAACCGctttagaaaaataaaatacatGGTTTGAAAAATTGAGAGAGAGGTGATTTGTGGTTTTGAAGTTGAGAGAGTAAAAATGGACTTTTGTGAAAGTTAAGTGAGGAAAAATAGACTTTGTTCTGTAGTATTTCGAGCCTCGCGATTTCCACAGACTTGGCCCGACTAGGAACACAGACAGGCCCAGACTTGGCCTGGCCCTTCGAATAGCCAGACACCAGCGCGGGCTGTCGGCCCTACTTTTGTGTGCCACGCGCACGCGCACACCACCCCCGACCCCGAGTCGCTGACGTCCGCCTGATGACTGACTATCTTCCTTCTCCGGCCGGGTAAAAGCAAAGGCAACGACTCCGCGTCCCGCTTCCCTTTCCCCCGTAAGAACCCACCGCACGGCGGACATCACGATCCCCACCGGCCGGCGTAGCGGAGATCGCGAGTTACAACGGGGAAGCGAGGAAGCTCCCTCGATCCCATCCCACGCAGGTATCCGATGTCTGTCAGGCCGATCGCCCCGATAAATATTCGACCTAATAGTTGGCCTTTATCCCCTGTGTTCTCGCGCAGATTCGTTTGGGTCGCGGTCGTGGTGAATAAATTGGTAGGTGGCAAGGGGAGAAGCGGCGATGTCGGGCGTGTTCGGCAGGGTGTTCGGGAAGTCCAAGGCGCAGAGCCAGGCCACCGCGCTGGCCTCGCTCGACAAGCTCAACGAGGTGAAACAGATCGGCTGATATCCCTGCCCGTGTTAGATAAAGTTACATCGGGGAGCTCATGTGTTTCCGCTATGGTCTACTAGTTAATAAGACTAAAGGCTAATTAGGTGATGTGTAAATTATATGCATTCGGATGCGGGTCAGATTAGCTGTAGCTTTTCTCTAATTGGAACCTGTAGCAGCTTTTATTGCAATCGAAACCCAGCTGTCAGGTGTAATCCCACTGGGGTGATGGTGGGCAAGGTATATTACATTAAGAGAAGATGGCTAGCTTTTCTTACCTCTGTTCTATGTACTGAATAAAATGATATGGGGAGGGAGAGCTAAggtctttttttttattgtaaCAGCTGCTGctatttctatttttaaaaAGATGATGTTGCTGCTATTTCAGGGATAAACAGATTGATGACTCTCTGAATTATTCAatgtatagaaagattaaatcCAAACAGCAGATGATTGTGCAAACCTGTTTACTATAAAACCAAATGCCCTCAGTATTCTATGCTACTTATACAATTTGTAGGTTTTAGTGTCACTTTCACTCTTCCAGAATAAGGACTTTCTTTCATAAATCTTGTGTACCTATGTAAAGACTTTATGACTGTTCTTGTAGTCGGAATCTGTAGAACTAACTTTCTTAATATGCTTACAGACACTTGAAATGTTGGAAAAGAAGGAAAACTTACTAGTGAAAAAGGCCAATCTTGAGGTCGAGAAGGCCAAGAATTTTACCAAAGCCAAGAATAAAAGAGGTACAGTGTAGCAGTTTGCCAATTCCAAGAATTTAACCTTCTCTCTGGAGTCCCCCACCTTTTTTTGTGTGGGGTGGGGGTGGGCGGTATTGCAATGATGTTCTTTAGAGAAGTATTGCAATGATGTTGTGTAACCACTTAAATGCAATGATAGTATTATGATTACCATATTGATTTTAGTTTCCCTGTTTTGCATCATTAGTGCTTGTATTCCTAGTTTGCTACTGCTAGTGATGACCTCTTGAAGAATGTTCTGCAAGATTTTCAGTGGTCTGTCTTTTTGCTGAATATAGATGGTAATTGTCACTGACATGGAGATGTCTTGCTCTGTGTTCCATTTTCAAACTTTAGTTCCACAATTTTGCATCTATTCCCATTGAATATTGTGTTACTGATGACATGCACTAGAGGACTCCATTTTTTGAAAACTCCAAACATGTTTCTGTTGAATTCCATCCTACAGTGTTCCTGATTACATCTTGCAATTCTATGGTGTTCCGCTGCTCCTCCTAACTGTAACTATATCAAAGAACAAACACATGCACACTTTTTTATTAAGTCATTGAGGTGCAGATTCTACTCATCAGAGATGATGAGTTTTCTTTCTTCTGTGCATAATGAGTTTTAGTGGGAAGAATGACTTAATTGCTTTGGATTCGCATTGTAGCCGCAATACAGTGCTTGAAGAGGAAGAGGCTATACGAGCAACAGATTGAGCAGCTTGGAAATTTCCAGCTCAGGATACATGATCAGGTGGAGACACAAATAATCTTTTAGTTTGGTTTTCATCTGGGCCTTATCGTGCTTATTAGATTTACTTCACTTACCTTTTCCTTCTATAGATGATTATGCTGGAAGCCGCAAAAGCTACAACAGAGACCGTGGATGCATTGAGAACTGGAGCATCGGCAATGAAAGCTATGCATAAATCAACGTATGTAATATCACACGATACTATGCCTTTAGAATCAGTTATCATGCTTTTGAGTTTTTCTTGGATTTTTACAAATGTATCTAATTCTTTTATGTCTTCGAGATAAATTGCCAATCGTTTACATCAATCTGAGAAACTTAATCCCACTCTCTGAACCCTGTATCATCTTATTTTTATTTCAGAGGTTTTCAACTATTGCACTGATTCTTTACTGAAATGATGCAACAAAAACTTGTCTAGTAATTTAACTTGCATATGAAAATAGAAGTTGTTGGACTTGCGATAGAATATACTTAGCAGAAGTCTTAGAAAGAGTTCACACAGCAGAAATGATTATGCCCATTTAAACCTTGATAAGTTTGTTGAATTAGGTTGCATATCTGGAAATGTCATAATATGTGACTGCCTTTTCTATTCATATCCTTTTCATCGTAACAAACTTCAGTAAAATCTAGCATGCATGATAGATTCATAAGTGTTTATTCTTGCATACTTTGGGGTCTGTAGTATTTTAGCACACACCTATGGTGGCGAGTCTAATATATATCAGAAACGATCACTTCTACTTCCTGATTTCTGGGTATGCTATATTTTTTCCTcttaatttaaagaaaaatcATGTTGCTTTAATGCTTTTACAGAAATATTGACGATGTTGATAAAACCATGGATGAAATCAATGACAATATGGAGAACATGAGACAAATTCAGGATCTGTTGTCAGCGCCTATGGGAGCAGCAGCTGATTTTGATGAGGTCtcgctccctccctccctccctacctacctatgggcacacatgcGTGTTTCTGCTTAACCTTTTCTGTTTTGAATAGGATGAACTGGAAGCTGAACTTGCCGATCTGGAGGGGGAGGAGTTGGAGGCAGAGCTGCTTGCACCTACCACAACAGCTCCGTCCACAGCTCCAGTGCGTGTACCTACTGCTCAGCAGTCCACTAGGCCATCTGCCCAGAGTAGCAAAGCTGAAGATGACGAGCTGGCAGCTCTACAAGCAGAAATGGCTATGTAATTATAGGTACTTCTCCATCTTTTGATCTGAGTCAGGTCCATAGTCTTGTTTCACTCTTTAGAATTAGTTGTTTAACAACAAAACAGCTCACAAGTAGCTCAAGGTGTCAAGTCCCCATGACATAAATTATTTTACAGATTACTAAGATCTGCAGTTTCTCCATCGCCATAGGCCGTGTGGCCCCAATCAGTCATCATTAGAAGACTTATACATTGCCTATAAAAAAAAGGAGACTTATACATTGTATATTACAGGCATTGGCATGATCATCTTGGATTCAGATTCTGTGGATATCTCGGAACTCTGGTACAGTCATGAGGGTCGTCCTAGGAAGACCGTCAGAATTCAGAACCACAAATACAAGCTGCATACCAGCCTAGCTTCTTATGTATCATAGCATGATATGTTAGTGTTTTGTAATGGAATATTTCAGATGGGCTAATAAACATATTTCTACTAATAAATTGGGTTATGTCAGTATTATGTTCTTCAGGTTTTGCCATATCCATCTGTTCTAGTGCCAATTCTAATTGATGGTGAAACTCTTTACCTACATATTCAGTTGTTCCTGATGACGAAGTTGGTGCAGCATCTGGATTTTGAGCGCACACTTGTGGGCAAACATGCCTTACAGTGAAAAGACGGAACCTGTATATTCAGTTGTCTATTTTGTGCTGCAGACAGACAATTGTATTGCGTCGTCAAAATTTGGCGTGGGTGAAGGAattgctaaggccttgtttggatgtagtcggattcacaccaatccacatgtattaaggtggattggagtggaacttgaactaaattccactccaatccataccaacacacatggatttaaagtgaatccgacaacatccaaacaaggcctaatgttGCTGAAAATCCACCCATGTGTTGTGAGGTTATCACTGTACATTTGTGAAAaatgttgcatcacaatactgAGATTTGGGGAAATAAGTtcacaggaaaaaaaaaactctgatGTAAAGCGCCAAATTCTTGCATCGGACTCCAATGATATAGGCTTGGAAGAGCAGTTCCAGTGGAATAACCAGAGGTTGATATAGACATTAATTAGAATGCTAAGTAAGCAAAAATGGTTATGTGACTAGAATTAAGGAGGAGATAGGAATTTGTTTTTTATACAATAAACTATATTTATATGAGAAATAAGATAGAAAGATATGTGATAGGTAGATGATAGAAGACTGAAGATGTGGATTTGTTGAAAAAATTTTTGAGAAACAATTTATTAAGAATATAGTTTTTTATGGTAGTGTCTATATGACATGGAAAGTATGAAAACTATCCTATAGTTTTTGTGGGAGAGAGAGCTATAGTAGTCTGGTTGGGACTGCCCTAAACCACTCGTTAGCTATGGCCTTTTTTAGTTCCGTcggtgaaaattttttgggtacttttaacacttttatttgtattatgACCATGTTCGTGGTTGCTACGGGCCCGTGTTAAAATCCAAATTATTTTTCATACTCTCTCCATttaaaattataagatgttttactTTTTTGATCTTTGATCACTCCTTCAAAAAAGTTATataaacatagtcaaatttaatttatttctgaagaacttttattaataaaccaagccacgatAAAAAAGTAATATTTTGTACAAAGTTTTAAATAAGACGATTGGCTAAATTTagtgtcaaaaaagtcaaacattttataatttaggatggattgagtatttTGTAGTTATTATATGAAAAAATATCTTGTGTGCATTATGGTATCCTTCGAGTTCAAGCATAGGTAAATGAAAGAAAATTGTCAAACATCTTGTAGGCCTAACTTGCAGTTCACTTTAGCTAAGCGCCAAAAATTTACAGAGAGGCATGAGATGGTCGGCTTCACCATGCTAGTGGTAGACAGGTCCTCGTGACTTTTTTTAGAGTAGACACAACGTAgttaaatttttttatatacTAGGACCATGTCCGTGCATTGCTAcgggtgttaaaatccaaatCATCCTTCATACTCTCTCCATccaaaattataagacatttcacTTTTTGATCTTTGACAACTCCTCTTGTTCAAAAAATTTATgtaaacatagtcaaatttaagttatttctaaagaacttttattaataaaccaagccacgataaaagaagtgatattttacACAGTTTTAAAATATGACGAGTGACTAAACTTAGTGTTaaaaagtcaaacatcttataatttgggatggattgagtatttTGCAGTTATCATATGAAAAAATGTCTCGTGTGCATTATGGTTTCCATTCGAGTTTAGGCATAGTCAAATGAAAGAAAATGGTCAAACATCTTGTAGGCCCAACTTGCAATTCATTTTAGCTACAGCGTAAAAAATTTATAGAGAGGCATGTGGTGGTCGGCTTCACCATGCTAGTAGTAGACAGGTCCTAATGACTCTTTTTTGGAGTAGAGATTtgtcaattattgtccaaccgtagactaactagacttaaaagattcatctcgtaaattatagataaactgtgcaattagttattttttatccatatattaatgctccatgcattagccgcaagattcgacggtgaatcttgaatttttttttagattttaagtacaactaaacaagacctatgtTTCTAATTTTAGCAAGCTAACTATTAGCACATGCTAGCAACTTAGGGCATGTACAAACCACATACACTTGTATAATAAGTTTTTTCACCTCACACACATGCCGAAATAGACAACTTGTACAATGGTCAGTCCTTTTTCACCTCGCACacataaataaacaaataacTTTGTACAATGGTCAATCTGTTTTACTTAATGCTTTCATGCAATATGATTTCTATATACCCTTGTTGATACAAAATAGTTGAATATAAATAAGATGAACATGATTGTCACATTGTATAGAACCATCAATATAAatgatatatttatatataaagtAATATAATTATGTTTCTAAAAATCAAATAAAATGAATTGGATTACATAAGTTTTGTCTAGCTGTGTTTGTTTCCATAGCGCTAGCACCATAATAGGATTACATTAGCTTAGTACACTTCCATATAGGATTTAGACATCGTTTAGGACATCGACACTCtctccaaaacacaactttgatctcttattttttataaaaatatttataaaaatgatatatgtatacttttataaaagtatttttcaagacaaatctattcaaaaatttttcacatttgcaaactAAATAACTTAAAAATTATTgctgatttatattcccaatatTTAACCCAAATCTTATCTAAAACGACATCTAAATCATGTACGTAGGgcagagggactataaaactttTATAGTTTTGAGCTTACACGTAGCTTGCAATTTCTTTTAgagttgggtcttgtttagttttgatttttttttggttttgggtactgtaccatttttgtttatttggcaaaatgttgtccaaccatggactaagtaGGTTCAAAAGActcatcttgcgatttacagacaaaccgtgcaattagtttttatttttgtctatatttaatgctttatgaatgtgccgcaagatttgatgtaacaataaatcttgaaaagttttggtttttggatgaactaaacaaagccttgatGTTCTTCATCTTCATCCTGAACACAACAACGGTAGTGTCACACTGATATGAGTAAATTACCataattttttgcaaaaattattGAGCACAAAACAAAAATTAAACTATAAAAGTTTCACAAAATAACCTTAATTAGTTAATAAAAGATCAGGATTCGGCCCGCGGCCGGCGGATACCCACTGCCAGCCTACATCGGCTCACACAAGCCCCGCATCTCCTTTCTCCAGCCTCGCTCCGTCTGGTGCTGTGGGCCCAACATGCAGGCGTGGTTCTCCTCCGGCTCCGGGCCCTCCTCCTCGTCGGCGGCGTCCTCGTCCCAGCCGTCGCTGCTCGCGGAGTGGAACTCGTACGCTGCCGCCCGCTCCGCCGAGGACGCGGGCGATGGCTTCGGGATCGACATCGAGGCGGCCGTCCGCTCCGCAAACGACCGCGTCGCCGGCACCTTCGGCGTGTACGTAAACCCCAGGCTCTTCTTCCCTCCTCTCTCTTCTCACCGCTAGGGTAGCGCCGAGTATTCTCCTAGGCCCTGCGCCATAGGATCAGAGCTAGCTTAGTTCTGCTTGCAGCT is part of the Sorghum bicolor cultivar BTx623 chromosome 10, Sorghum_bicolor_NCBIv3, whole genome shotgun sequence genome and harbors:
- the LOC8065087 gene encoding vacuolar protein sorting-associated protein 32 homolog 2, which translates into the protein MSGVFGRVFGKSKAQSQATALASLDKLNETLEMLEKKENLLVKKANLEVEKAKNFTKAKNKRAAIQCLKRKRLYEQQIEQLGNFQLRIHDQMIMLEAAKATTETVDALRTGASAMKAMHKSTNIDDVDKTMDEINDNMENMRQIQDLLSAPMGAAADFDEDELEAELADLEGEELEAELLAPTTTAPSTAPVRVPTAQQSTRPSAQSSKAEDDELAALQAEMAM